The proteins below come from a single Deinococcus seoulensis genomic window:
- a CDS encoding tetratricopeptide repeat protein translates to MKDLRRWNSLMALIGVLITTGLGLATQPLAAQTTTAAVRAYRSGDFQQAAGILAGIPDKGLLVDADALVVRGFARYQTGALQDAARDFRQVLDRSPRYADAWYGLALIARAQGNADQALTLARQAATLDPARPDVQTLLAALEPQSLQASREH, encoded by the coding sequence ATGAAGGACCTGCGGCGCTGGAACAGCCTGATGGCCCTGATCGGCGTGCTGATCACCACCGGGCTCGGACTGGCCACGCAACCCCTGGCCGCGCAGACCACCACGGCCGCCGTGCGCGCCTACCGCAGCGGCGACTTCCAGCAGGCCGCCGGCATCCTCGCGGGGATTCCCGACAAGGGCCTGCTGGTCGACGCGGACGCCCTGGTCGTACGCGGGTTCGCCCGCTACCAGACCGGCGCACTCCAGGACGCCGCGCGGGATTTCCGGCAGGTGCTGGACCGCAGCCCACGCTACGCGGACGCCTGGTACGGACTGGCCCTGATCGCCCGCGCGCAGGGCAACGCCGATCAGGCCCTGACCCTGGCGCGGCAGGCAGCGACCCTGGACCCGGCCCGCCCGGACGTGCAGACCCTGCTGGCGGCGCTGGAGCCACAGTCGTTGCAGGCCAGCCGGGAGCACTGA